One region of Populus trichocarpa isolate Nisqually-1 chromosome 4, P.trichocarpa_v4.1, whole genome shotgun sequence genomic DNA includes:
- the LOC18097806 gene encoding probable carboxylesterase 12, giving the protein MAPPADNEVVLEFRFFKVYKDSRVQLVWPECPKVPPSTDLITGVQSKDVMILTEPQVYVRIFLPKLKSPDQKLPLLLFVHGGGFVMFSPSAIPYHVLCNKVAADANVIVVSVEYGLFPTRPIPACYEDSWEALQWVASHADGSGAEPWLNNHADFGKVFLGGDSGGANISHTLAFRVGSIGLPGVKVVGMIMVHPFFGGTEDDKMWLYMCPSNSGLDDPRLNPGLEDLARLGCERVLIFVAEKDSLIAVGRNYYEKLKKSGWKGSVEIVENEDEDHCFYLLDLNSEKAVELLHKFVSFLKQD; this is encoded by the coding sequence ATGGCGCCACCGGCTGATAATGAAGTCGTCCTTGAGTTTCGGTTCTTCAAGGTGTACAAAGACAGCCGTGTCCAATTAGTCTGGCCGGAATGCCCCAAAGTCCCACCATCCACTGACCTGATTACTGGGGTTCAGTCCAAAGATGTGATGATCTTAACTGAACCCCAAGTGTATGTCCGTATTTTCTTGCCGAAACTCAAATCCCCTGACCAAAAACTCCCTCTCTTACTTTTCGTGCATGGTGGTGGCTTTGTAATGTTTTCACCCTCTGCTATTCCCTACCACGTTTTATGCAACAAAGTAGCAGCTGACGCTAACGTTATTGTTGTCTCTGTTGAGTATGGTCTCTTCCCTACCAGACCGATACCAGCATGCTATGAGGACTCGTGGGAAGCGCTCCAGTGGGTGGCTTCACATGCTGATGGGAGTGGAGCTGAGCCGTGGCTGAACAATCATGCTGATTTTGGTAAAGTTTTTCTGGGGGGAGACAGTGGTGGGGCTAACATATCACATACTCTAGCATTCCGGGTCGGGTCAATTGGGTTACCCGGAGTGAAGGTAGTTGGAATGATCATGGTGCATCCATTTTTTGGTGGTACCGAGGATGACAAGATGTGGTTATACATGTGCCCAAGTAATAGTGGGTTGGATGATCCCAGGCTGAATCCAGGATTAGAAGATCTTGCTAGGCTTGGCTGTGAGAGGGTGTTGATCTTTGTGGCTGAGAAAGACAGCTTAATTGCTGTAGGAAGGAACTATTACGAGAAGTTGAAGAAGAGTGGATGGAAGGGAAGCGTTGAAATTGTTgagaatgaagatgaagatCACTGCTTCTATTTGCTTGATCTCAATTCTGAGAAGGCTGTTGAATTACTGCATAAGTTTGTTTCCTTTCTCAAACAAGACTAG